One window of Pseudacidobacterium ailaaui genomic DNA carries:
- a CDS encoding O-antigen ligase family protein, with translation MQRAKGKPGIAEAGCVLVLLFFAMQGAIPGIAPNQAAEMTNAAATSWMKIAGIGSQLIVDGWIAALVVHQWRRLYRLRFALQWSAVFATWAALSSLWSQDPVTTARRSIAFVLACLFGLYFAARFPVRKQLFLFCMTMLVAALASSILAWTVPSIGLEASTGHFGNWQGIFTQKNACGRAMVFAIAAIFSFGRLNVIRLGCLLLFTAVLIMSGSRGAWAIAAVVLGLYVFLLLLFRSAPSARTMLLGVAIVLAVATAWAAWVYFPLLVALMGRDATLTGRTAIWQQVWEAILRHPWLGYGFSAFWQGLKGESFYVILALRFVLFHAHNGFLEIWLELGLPGLFFFLLSYLRGWKKLWPLLLRRRLQECAWMLFVLVLVFLYDLDENTLLTFNGMFWVLYVAALANIEILASEERLLKQRQKFFSRLHVRMAPAG, from the coding sequence ATGCAGCGCGCTAAAGGCAAGCCCGGCATTGCGGAGGCAGGCTGCGTTTTGGTTCTGCTCTTCTTTGCCATGCAGGGGGCCATTCCGGGAATTGCTCCCAACCAGGCGGCGGAGATGACAAATGCCGCGGCGACTTCATGGATGAAGATTGCAGGCATCGGATCACAGCTTATCGTGGACGGCTGGATTGCTGCGCTGGTGGTCCATCAATGGCGGAGGCTTTACCGCCTGCGATTTGCTCTGCAATGGAGCGCAGTTTTTGCAACATGGGCGGCGCTCTCGTCCCTCTGGTCGCAGGACCCTGTAACTACAGCACGCCGCTCGATAGCATTTGTGCTGGCCTGTCTGTTCGGCCTGTACTTTGCGGCCAGATTTCCCGTGAGAAAGCAGCTCTTTCTCTTTTGCATGACGATGCTGGTTGCGGCCCTGGCCAGTTCCATACTTGCATGGACGGTCCCTTCCATCGGACTGGAGGCATCCACAGGCCACTTTGGAAACTGGCAGGGCATCTTTACCCAGAAGAATGCCTGCGGACGCGCAATGGTGTTTGCCATTGCAGCCATCTTTTCCTTTGGACGGCTGAATGTCATCCGTCTGGGGTGCCTGCTTCTGTTTACGGCCGTCCTGATCATGAGTGGATCGCGCGGTGCCTGGGCGATTGCCGCCGTGGTGCTGGGGCTCTATGTGTTCCTGCTGCTGCTGTTTCGATCTGCGCCTTCGGCCCGGACGATGCTGCTGGGCGTGGCGATCGTACTCGCTGTCGCAACTGCATGGGCAGCCTGGGTCTATTTCCCTCTGCTCGTGGCCCTGATGGGACGCGATGCGACACTTACCGGGCGCACGGCCATCTGGCAGCAGGTCTGGGAGGCCATCCTCAGACATCCGTGGTTGGGGTATGGTTTTTCAGCCTTCTGGCAGGGCCTGAAAGGGGAATCTTTTTACGTCATTCTTGCCCTGCGGTTCGTGCTGTTTCATGCGCACAATGGTTTTCTTGAGATATGGCTGGAGCTGGGCTTGCCCGGACTGTTCTTCTTTCTCCTCAGTTACCTCCGCGGCTGGAAAAAGCTGTGGCCGTTGCTGCTGCGGCGCCGTCTGCAGGAGTGTGCATGGATGCTTTTTGTGCTGGTCCTGGTCTTTCTCTATGACCTGGATGAAAATACGCTGCTCACCTTCAACGGCATGTTCTGGGTGCTCTATGTAGCGGCCCTGGCCAATATTGAGATCCTTGCGTCCGAAGAGCGCCTCCTGAAGCAAAGGCAAAAGTTCTTCTCACGACTCCATGTGCGGATGGCCCCGGCAGGATGA
- a CDS encoding GumC family protein, giving the protein MSALPGVDLRALRDEEASPAQMFAILKQRRRTFFVVFGACMLAAALYCALATRRYQAIGQIQVQKETLGSFGLDESVLGGADAPTSDALDYNVTLQTEARILQSDSLALQVIRELHLETTQDFFPPKKDQWGLPSWLFFWKKPLEPLTVGLDQAPDRRYAALKRFASHLKVEPITGTRLIEVRYSSPDPKLAAAVVNHLIAALMEYSYQSRFAATSQASQWLSAQLDDLRGQTERLQAKALMLERDTGVYGEDESHNIVLARLEALNQAWAEAESNRILKESIYRAASSGDPELISGLGGNAAAGSIPSMANSLGLLQSLRSQEATVRAELDQDRVRYGQNYPRIAELQAEWNSIQKAIQEEVHRIGERARTDYEIARRAEVDAHTAFEKQKRLAGDLNNKAVAFALAKQEAEGSRQVYENLLAKLKEAGVLEGLRSTNITVVNPARVPSPAHPKSPNVLLCFAAALVMGLFSGSAAAFVEHAADHTIRSLESVEKMTGGPVLGLVPVPGCGPAMTKARASDQIMTIRYTDAPFAESLRMLRTTLMLSRSSNPPQVLLVTSPGAGEGKSTVSLELASVLAQQGARVLLAECDLRRPVLSGRTGVQSRSALSAALSNEGISPAPEPLPEMPNLDVLLGGPAPPFPAELLGSRRMQNLVQRWRNEYDFVVLDGPPLLPVADAAVLLRHCDAVLLLCRHGLTERRALKRGWDTLLRHAPAGMVMGAVLNAVPEGSSDFYEYYGYRSKGHGA; this is encoded by the coding sequence ATGAGCGCCCTGCCAGGAGTGGACCTGCGCGCCCTACGGGATGAGGAGGCTTCTCCTGCGCAGATGTTTGCCATTCTGAAGCAGAGGCGCAGGACATTTTTTGTTGTCTTTGGTGCCTGTATGCTTGCCGCGGCCCTCTACTGTGCGCTGGCCACGCGCCGCTATCAGGCCATTGGGCAGATCCAGGTCCAGAAAGAGACCCTGGGATCTTTTGGTTTGGACGAAAGCGTGCTGGGTGGAGCGGACGCACCGACCTCCGATGCGCTTGACTACAATGTGACCCTGCAGACTGAGGCCAGGATCCTCCAGTCTGACTCGCTGGCCTTGCAGGTCATCCGAGAGCTTCATCTGGAGACGACGCAGGACTTCTTTCCCCCGAAAAAAGATCAGTGGGGCCTTCCCTCCTGGCTGTTTTTCTGGAAGAAGCCGCTGGAGCCTCTCACGGTGGGGCTGGACCAGGCGCCGGACCGCAGATATGCGGCCCTCAAGAGATTCGCCTCGCATTTGAAGGTTGAGCCCATCACGGGGACCCGTCTGATTGAGGTGCGTTATTCCAGCCCGGACCCGAAGCTGGCGGCCGCCGTGGTCAACCACCTCATCGCGGCTTTGATGGAATATTCGTATCAGTCCCGTTTTGCGGCTACCTCGCAGGCCTCTCAATGGCTGTCAGCGCAGCTGGACGATCTCCGTGGACAAACGGAGCGTCTCCAGGCCAAAGCGCTGATGCTGGAGCGCGATACCGGCGTGTATGGCGAGGACGAATCGCACAACATTGTTCTGGCGAGACTGGAAGCTCTGAACCAGGCATGGGCCGAGGCAGAGTCCAACCGCATCCTGAAAGAATCCATCTACCGCGCTGCCAGCAGCGGAGACCCGGAGCTGATTTCCGGTCTTGGCGGAAACGCCGCCGCAGGCAGCATTCCCTCCATGGCCAATTCTCTTGGTCTGCTCCAGAGCCTGCGCAGTCAGGAGGCCACAGTCAGGGCAGAGCTGGACCAGGACCGGGTACGGTATGGGCAGAACTATCCGCGCATTGCTGAACTACAGGCCGAATGGAACAGCATACAGAAGGCCATCCAGGAGGAAGTCCACCGCATCGGAGAGCGGGCACGCACGGATTATGAGATTGCCCGGCGCGCAGAAGTTGATGCACACACTGCCTTTGAAAAACAGAAGAGACTGGCCGGCGATCTGAACAACAAGGCCGTGGCCTTTGCCCTGGCAAAGCAGGAGGCAGAAGGGAGTCGTCAGGTTTATGAGAACCTTCTGGCCAAGCTGAAAGAGGCCGGCGTGCTTGAAGGTCTGCGGTCCACCAACATTACCGTGGTGAATCCTGCACGAGTTCCGTCGCCCGCACATCCGAAGAGCCCCAATGTCCTGCTCTGTTTTGCTGCGGCCCTCGTCATGGGTCTGTTCTCTGGCTCTGCGGCCGCCTTTGTGGAACACGCCGCGGACCATACCATCCGTTCCTTGGAAAGTGTGGAGAAGATGACGGGCGGGCCGGTGCTGGGGCTGGTACCTGTACCGGGCTGCGGACCAGCCATGACGAAGGCCCGGGCCTCAGACCAGATCATGACCATCCGCTATACAGACGCTCCCTTCGCCGAATCCCTGCGGATGCTTCGTACCACATTGATGCTTTCAAGAAGCAGCAACCCGCCGCAGGTCCTGCTGGTCACCAGTCCAGGCGCGGGTGAGGGCAAGAGCACCGTTTCTTTGGAGCTGGCTTCTGTGCTGGCCCAGCAGGGCGCGCGGGTGTTGCTGGCAGAGTGTGATCTGCGCCGTCCGGTCCTTTCTGGGCGCACCGGCGTCCAGTCTCGATCGGCCCTTAGTGCGGCCCTGTCCAATGAAGGGATCTCTCCGGCGCCGGAACCACTGCCGGAGATGCCGAATCTGGATGTTCTGCTCGGCGGGCCGGCACCTCCCTTCCCGGCAGAATTACTTGGTTCGCGCAGAATGCAGAATCTGGTGCAGCGTTGGAGAAATGAGTACGACTTCGTGGTATTGGATGGTCCTCCGCTACTGCCAGTGGCTGATGCTGCGGTCCTGCTCCGGCACTGTGATGCTGTGCTGCTTCTTTGCCGACATGGCCTTACGGAGAGACGAGCACTCAAGCGCGGCTGGGACACGCTGCTGCGCCATGCTCCGGCCGGTATGGTGATGGGGGCCGTGCTGAATGCTGTCCCGGAAGGTTCGTCTGACTTCTACGAATACTACGGATATCGGAGTAAAGGTCATGGGGCTTAG
- a CDS encoding glycosyltransferase, giving the protein MRKVLIYRNELLPGSETFVLAQAAALSRYVPVFAGVRRVFSGLDLAPYAVATVSASERLREKLLRRLFFQTGRSGRLEEEIAWQRPSLVHAHFAVDACAILPMARRWRLPLLVTLHGYDIGCHDAALRRWPAGRTYLRRRMELWQYASLFFCVSSNVRRQALLRGFPPDKLFVHPVGVAVDRPATSAEGRERSTILFVGRLVEKKGCADLLRAMPLVLRQVPGARLVILGDGPLRKVLEQMAVAFRGNVIFHGHQPHQQVKQWMRRARVLVAPSICASDGDQEGLPTVLCEAQAAGLPVVTFATDAVLEALPKRLRGFMPPEREIAELAETIVRFVLDDALWQCAHVQGRRYIEEHFDLARQTRILEEKYDECLSQSAQALS; this is encoded by the coding sequence ATGCGAAAGGTCCTCATCTATCGCAACGAGCTGCTGCCTGGGTCAGAGACCTTTGTTCTGGCCCAGGCAGCGGCACTCAGCCGATATGTGCCCGTATTTGCCGGAGTAAGACGGGTCTTCTCTGGTCTTGATCTGGCGCCATACGCCGTCGCGACCGTTTCTGCTTCTGAGCGGCTGCGCGAAAAGCTGCTGCGGCGCCTCTTTTTCCAGACAGGACGCTCCGGCCGGCTGGAGGAAGAGATCGCATGGCAGCGGCCGAGCTTGGTCCATGCGCACTTTGCCGTCGATGCCTGCGCCATCCTGCCTATGGCCCGGCGCTGGCGTCTTCCTTTGCTGGTTACACTGCATGGCTATGACATTGGCTGCCATGACGCTGCGCTGCGCCGCTGGCCCGCAGGACGGACATATCTGCGCAGGCGCATGGAGCTATGGCAGTATGCAAGCCTGTTCTTCTGCGTTTCCAGCAATGTGCGTCGGCAGGCGCTTCTGCGCGGATTTCCGCCGGATAAGCTGTTTGTGCATCCGGTGGGGGTTGCCGTGGATCGGCCGGCGACCTCGGCAGAAGGACGAGAGAGGAGCACAATCCTGTTTGTGGGCAGGCTGGTTGAGAAAAAAGGATGCGCCGATCTGCTTCGCGCCATGCCGCTGGTCCTCAGGCAGGTTCCCGGGGCCAGGCTCGTCATTTTGGGGGACGGTCCACTGCGTAAAGTGCTGGAGCAGATGGCCGTCGCATTCAGAGGAAATGTTATTTTCCATGGCCATCAGCCGCATCAGCAGGTGAAGCAATGGATGCGCCGGGCCCGTGTACTGGTGGCCCCCAGCATCTGTGCCTCTGATGGCGACCAGGAGGGCCTGCCAACGGTTTTGTGTGAGGCGCAGGCGGCGGGCCTTCCTGTCGTGACATTCGCAACGGATGCAGTGCTGGAAGCGCTGCCAAAGAGGCTCAGAGGTTTCATGCCGCCCGAGCGCGAGATCGCCGAACTGGCAGAAACCATCGTGCGCTTTGTTCTCGATGACGCGCTTTGGCAATGTGCACATGTGCAGGGAAGGCGATACATCGAGGAGCATTTCGATCTCGCGCGGCAGACGCGCATCCTCGAAGAAAAATACGATGAGTGCCTGTCTCAATCGGCACAGGCACTCTCCTGA
- a CDS encoding 2-oxoglutarate dehydrogenase E1 component: MNHKHREEVFDAFRRWGHLQAQLDPLGQYLTPEPVPDLDYEGEDAEEARRCYCGTIAAEFMHIPYRERRQWIAERMESEAAKPDQKRILDLLLKADIFEQVIQSRYLGTKRFSLEGVTALIPFLDELLNRSAELGAEKAVMGMSHRGRLSVMVNTFGKSPADIFSKFEDVDPRSILGGGDVKYHVGATGVFRARDGKALALHLVSNPSHLEAVDPVVMGRARAKQARYGAEGVDRVLPIAIHGDAAFAGQGIWAETLNLSNVQGFSVGGSIHIIVNNLLGFTAEPEESNSSRYSSDIAKRLPIPIFHVNAEDPDAVVRVAALAAEYRYTFKSDVVIDLIGYRRHGHSEVDDPTITQPLRYAKIKDHPPLYEIYARKLGADVSARVKELQTEFAEAQRTATKMKKMPVLAVLPDYWSQFKGGKYQPEYEVETGLSAQEIGEITEALTKTPDGFHVHPKIQKLLEQRRKMGEGKLPFDYGMAEAVAIGSLLKAGVPVRLSGQDSQRGTFNQRHSVLIDVENEQSYLPLNHLTENQAKFEVYNSVLSEAAVLGYEYGYSRDYPEALVMWEAQFGDFANGAQIIIDQFISSGEDKWGLLAGVVVLLPHGYEGQGPEHSSARMERYLQLAAHDNMQICQPSTAAQYFHLLRRQALRKWRKPLIVFTPKSMLRHPDAVSPIEDLTRPHFQNVLPETKITDAKRLLICTGKIGHELRVEREKRKDSTTGIIFVEQLYPWPEAELETAIKAHPDAHEVIWVQEEPENMGALSFVMPRLKRLARDRQVLSIKRSAAASPATGSAKAHEMEQKTLIELALGPGLREKAGQR; this comes from the coding sequence TTGAACCATAAACACCGCGAAGAAGTCTTTGATGCCTTCCGGCGCTGGGGACACCTCCAGGCGCAGCTTGACCCTCTCGGACAATACCTCACCCCCGAACCTGTTCCCGATCTTGATTACGAAGGTGAAGATGCAGAAGAGGCCCGCCGCTGCTACTGCGGAACGATTGCCGCCGAATTCATGCATATTCCTTACCGCGAGCGCCGGCAGTGGATCGCCGAGCGTATGGAATCAGAAGCGGCAAAGCCAGACCAGAAGCGCATTCTGGACCTGCTGCTCAAGGCCGATATTTTTGAGCAGGTGATTCAATCGCGCTACCTGGGGACCAAACGCTTCTCTCTGGAAGGCGTGACTGCGCTGATTCCGTTTCTGGATGAACTGCTGAACCGCTCAGCCGAACTTGGTGCAGAAAAGGCCGTCATGGGAATGAGCCATCGTGGACGCCTCAGTGTGATGGTCAACACTTTCGGCAAGTCCCCGGCAGATATTTTTTCAAAATTTGAAGATGTAGATCCCAGAAGCATCCTTGGCGGGGGAGACGTGAAGTATCACGTAGGCGCCACGGGCGTCTTTCGCGCACGGGACGGCAAGGCCCTGGCGCTGCACCTGGTCTCAAATCCCAGCCATCTGGAGGCTGTGGACCCAGTTGTGATGGGCCGTGCCCGCGCCAAACAGGCCCGTTACGGGGCCGAGGGCGTGGACCGGGTGCTTCCGATTGCCATCCACGGCGATGCTGCCTTTGCCGGACAGGGCATCTGGGCCGAAACACTGAACCTGTCCAATGTACAAGGCTTCTCTGTGGGCGGCAGCATCCACATCATCGTAAACAATCTGCTTGGCTTTACTGCTGAGCCGGAAGAGTCAAATTCTTCGCGCTACTCGTCGGACATCGCCAAGCGTCTGCCCATCCCCATCTTCCACGTCAACGCGGAAGATCCGGATGCGGTGGTGCGGGTGGCTGCGTTGGCCGCCGAATATCGGTATACCTTCAAGAGCGATGTTGTGATTGACCTGATCGGGTATCGCCGTCACGGACACAGCGAAGTGGACGATCCCACGATCACACAACCTCTTCGCTACGCAAAGATCAAAGACCATCCTCCACTCTATGAAATCTATGCCAGAAAGCTGGGGGCCGATGTCAGTGCCCGCGTGAAGGAGCTACAGACCGAATTTGCTGAAGCGCAGCGCACCGCCACAAAGATGAAGAAAATGCCCGTGCTGGCCGTGCTGCCGGACTACTGGTCGCAGTTTAAGGGCGGCAAATATCAACCAGAGTACGAGGTCGAAACGGGGCTGAGCGCACAGGAGATCGGAGAAATCACAGAAGCCCTCACCAAAACACCGGATGGATTTCATGTGCATCCCAAGATCCAGAAGCTTCTGGAACAGCGCCGGAAGATGGGCGAGGGGAAACTGCCGTTCGATTACGGGATGGCAGAGGCCGTCGCGATTGGCTCATTGTTGAAGGCCGGGGTCCCCGTCCGCCTCAGCGGTCAGGACAGCCAGCGTGGCACCTTTAACCAGCGTCATAGCGTGCTGATTGATGTCGAAAACGAACAGAGCTATCTACCGCTCAACCATCTCACAGAAAACCAGGCGAAGTTTGAGGTCTACAATTCGGTGCTCTCTGAGGCTGCGGTGCTGGGCTATGAATATGGCTACAGCCGTGACTATCCGGAAGCGCTGGTGATGTGGGAGGCGCAATTTGGCGATTTTGCCAATGGTGCGCAGATCATCATTGATCAATTCATCTCTTCCGGCGAAGACAAATGGGGGCTGCTGGCCGGCGTGGTTGTGCTGTTGCCGCACGGCTACGAAGGCCAGGGGCCGGAGCACTCCAGCGCACGCATGGAGCGCTATCTGCAACTGGCCGCGCATGACAATATGCAGATCTGCCAGCCCTCCACGGCTGCGCAATATTTCCATCTGCTGCGGCGGCAGGCCTTGCGCAAATGGCGCAAGCCTTTGATTGTCTTTACGCCAAAGAGTATGCTGCGCCATCCGGATGCGGTCTCCCCGATCGAGGACCTGACCCGGCCGCACTTCCAGAATGTGCTGCCGGAAACCAAGATCACCGATGCAAAGCGCCTGCTCATCTGTACCGGAAAAATCGGTCACGAGCTGCGGGTCGAGCGCGAAAAGCGCAAAGACAGCACCACGGGCATTATCTTTGTTGAGCAGCTCTATCCCTGGCCCGAGGCAGAACTGGAGACCGCCATCAAGGCCCACCCCGACGCCCATGAAGTCATCTGGGTGCAGGAAGAGCCGGAGAACATGGGAGCACTCTCTTTCGTGATGCCCCGCTTGAAGCGTCTGGCGCGCGACCGTCAGGTGCTGAGCATCAAGCGCTCCGCCGCCGCCAGTCCCGCCACTGGATCGGCCAAGGCCCATGAGATGGAGCAGAAAACGCTGATTGAGCTTGCTTTGGGACCGGGACTCCGGGAAAAGGCCGGCCAGCGATAG
- a CDS encoding acyltransferase family protein has product MSTATSVLSKPATGFYLAELDALRLFAFLCVYFCHAVPEAWTRVPLIAGIKDAGNFGVCLFFFLSAYLITELLCREQAQFGRVHVRAFYLRRVLRIWPLYYGITAGYAVGGLFLHSLRMETGRIAAYFLMAGNWYIALHPWVRTPLRALWSISVEEQFYLVWPVLGRLGNRSAYGAASLVLLPISWMTVLVVSGGPFAYNTVWLNSLVQFQYFACGALLALALQGRTPEWRPEMRLALALAGLVAWWTAAFAFRIKRPQAHPSALQFLFGYMLVEVGCLCLFLAVLEAGRWLFPRWVLFLGRISFGLYMFHETAFLLVDEAQKRLTHGETAWLLVVNKTAALALTIGLASASYRFYEAPFLRFKRRHAFVRSGNR; this is encoded by the coding sequence ATGAGCACCGCAACATCTGTCCTCAGCAAGCCAGCAACCGGCTTCTATCTTGCAGAGCTGGACGCCCTGCGTCTATTTGCCTTTCTGTGTGTCTACTTCTGCCATGCGGTGCCGGAGGCCTGGACACGAGTGCCGCTGATTGCCGGAATCAAAGATGCCGGCAACTTTGGCGTATGCCTCTTCTTTTTTCTGAGCGCGTATCTCATCACAGAGCTGCTGTGTCGCGAGCAGGCGCAGTTTGGGCGGGTCCATGTGCGCGCATTCTATCTCCGGCGTGTTCTGCGCATCTGGCCGCTGTATTACGGAATCACCGCAGGGTACGCAGTCGGGGGCCTCTTCCTTCACTCCCTGCGCATGGAAACAGGGAGGATTGCTGCCTATTTCCTGATGGCGGGAAACTGGTACATTGCGCTGCATCCCTGGGTCCGCACGCCTTTGCGCGCCCTGTGGAGCATTTCTGTGGAAGAGCAGTTTTATCTGGTCTGGCCTGTGCTAGGAAGGCTTGGAAACAGAAGCGCTTATGGCGCCGCCTCCTTAGTGCTCCTGCCGATCTCCTGGATGACCGTCCTGGTTGTCTCCGGCGGACCATTTGCGTACAACACAGTTTGGCTGAACAGCCTGGTGCAGTTTCAATACTTTGCCTGCGGCGCGTTGCTGGCGCTTGCGCTGCAAGGCAGAACTCCGGAATGGAGACCAGAAATGCGGCTGGCGCTGGCGCTGGCAGGTCTGGTCGCCTGGTGGACGGCCGCTTTTGCATTCCGCATCAAAAGGCCGCAAGCACATCCGTCTGCTTTACAGTTCCTTTTCGGATACATGCTGGTGGAGGTCGGATGTCTTTGCCTGTTTCTCGCAGTGCTGGAAGCAGGCCGGTGGCTTTTTCCACGCTGGGTGTTGTTTTTAGGAAGGATCTCTTTCGGACTTTACATGTTTCATGAAACGGCTTTCCTGTTGGTCGATGAGGCACAGAAGCGCCTTACGCACGGGGAGACAGCATGGCTGCTGGTTGTGAACAAAACGGCCGCCCTGGCTCTGACCATCGGATTGGCCTCAGCGTCGTATCGCTTTTATGAGGCCCCGTTCCTGCGCTTTAAACGGCGTCATGCATTTGTGCGCTCGGGGAATCGATAA
- a CDS encoding galactokinase: protein MILTRTPLRISIGGGGTDLPSYYREFGGFVISAAINKYVYISINKSFLPGYFLKYSEMEHVQSCEQIRHPLFREALTLHETPYPLEIVSIADVPAGTGLGSSGTFTVGLLHALYAYERKRVTAEDLAREAIEIEMNRLQEPVGKQDQYIAAYGGLLCQEYRTDDSVHVFPLHLSETTLRELRDSLMLFFVGQTRCASCLLADQKKRSEQRDPEMLKDLHFARQLGEEIRSVLESGQVGQFGRLMHEHWLRKRKRSPGMTSSRIDSLYEVALSKGGATGGKLVGAGGSGFLLFHTQDRNRLRTVLAEAGAHEMEFSFDFDGSVVMMRNA from the coding sequence ATGATTCTCACACGCACACCCCTGCGGATTTCCATTGGCGGCGGCGGTACGGACCTTCCTTCGTATTACCGGGAGTTTGGCGGCTTCGTGATCTCTGCTGCCATTAACAAGTATGTCTATATCAGCATCAACAAGAGTTTTCTTCCGGGATACTTCCTCAAATATTCCGAAATGGAACATGTCCAGAGCTGTGAGCAGATCCGGCACCCGCTCTTTCGCGAAGCCCTGACCCTGCATGAAACGCCCTATCCACTGGAGATCGTCAGCATTGCGGATGTTCCGGCCGGGACCGGGCTAGGCTCTTCCGGGACATTTACCGTCGGACTTCTTCATGCGCTGTATGCCTATGAGCGTAAGCGCGTGACTGCCGAAGACCTGGCCCGAGAAGCCATCGAAATTGAGATGAACCGGCTGCAGGAGCCGGTAGGCAAGCAGGACCAGTACATTGCAGCTTATGGAGGACTGCTGTGCCAGGAATATCGCACAGACGATTCTGTGCATGTTTTTCCTCTGCATCTGAGTGAGACCACGCTGCGGGAGTTGCGCGATTCCCTCATGCTTTTCTTTGTAGGGCAGACGCGCTGCGCCTCCTGCCTGCTGGCCGACCAGAAAAAGCGCTCTGAGCAGCGAGATCCGGAGATGCTCAAAGACCTGCACTTCGCCCGGCAGCTGGGAGAAGAGATCCGAAGTGTCCTTGAATCCGGGCAGGTGGGTCAGTTCGGCAGGTTGATGCATGAACACTGGCTGCGCAAGCGCAAGCGTTCGCCGGGCATGACCAGTAGTCGCATTGACTCCCTGTACGAAGTTGCGCTGAGCAAGGGAGGAGCGACCGGCGGGAAGCTGGTCGGTGCAGGAGGCAGCGGGTTCCTGTTGTTTCACACGCAGGACAGAAACCGTCTCCGCACCGTTCTGGCAGAGGCCGGGGCGCACGAGATGGAATTCAGCTTTGATTTTGATGGCTCTGTTGTGATGATGCGGAATGCCTGA
- a CDS encoding polysaccharide biosynthesis/export family protein, whose protein sequence is MGLRTAARRGILLALLFCFSALSARAADKKESLRISSGDLLHVSVFREPDLEQHVRVRDSGEIDLDLVGAVSVVGLVPGEAALKIAQAYEQGKYLNHPQVSVLIEEYATQQVSVLGQVARPGAVPLMTSRSLLDVLSLAGGLTDVADRHITIERGDKSGSLTVFVPNDASTDLKNTVMVHPGDTVLVPKAGVVYVLGDVGRPGGYVMQDDAKLTVLQAIALAAGANRSAKENAARLLRKVQGRYQEQTIPLKDMERGSQPDMELEAGDVLYIPFSMARNVVVGASGILSSTSSAAIYAAR, encoded by the coding sequence ATGGGGCTTAGGACAGCGGCCCGCAGAGGCATATTGCTCGCACTCCTGTTCTGCTTTTCTGCTCTTTCCGCACGGGCTGCAGACAAAAAAGAAAGTCTGCGGATTTCCAGCGGTGATTTATTGCATGTCTCCGTTTTTCGCGAGCCGGACCTGGAGCAGCATGTGCGCGTGAGGGATTCGGGTGAAATTGATCTCGACCTGGTCGGTGCCGTCTCTGTGGTCGGACTCGTCCCGGGAGAAGCTGCGCTGAAAATTGCGCAGGCGTATGAACAGGGGAAGTATCTAAACCATCCCCAGGTCTCAGTGCTGATTGAAGAGTATGCGACGCAGCAGGTGTCTGTGCTGGGACAGGTGGCCCGCCCAGGTGCGGTCCCATTAATGACCTCACGCAGCCTTCTGGACGTACTTTCTCTCGCCGGAGGACTGACAGATGTCGCCGACCGGCACATCACGATCGAGCGCGGAGATAAAAGCGGGAGTCTGACGGTTTTTGTTCCAAACGATGCCTCGACCGATCTGAAAAATACGGTGATGGTCCATCCCGGAGATACCGTTCTGGTGCCGAAGGCAGGCGTGGTCTATGTGCTGGGTGATGTGGGACGTCCTGGCGGCTATGTGATGCAGGATGATGCAAAGCTTACTGTCCTGCAGGCCATCGCACTGGCTGCTGGCGCCAACCGCTCGGCAAAAGAAAATGCCGCACGCCTGCTGCGGAAGGTCCAGGGCCGATATCAGGAGCAGACCATTCCGCTGAAAGACATGGAACGAGGAAGCCAGCCGGACATGGAACTGGAAGCTGGCGACGTGCTTTACATTCCCTTCAGCATGGCCAGAAATGTTGTGGTAGGCGCATCGGGGATCCTTTCTTCCACCAGCTCGGCGGCCATCTATGCAGCGCGCTAA
- a CDS encoding nucleotidyltransferase family protein: MPEALPRLALLAGGLATRLGALTRSIPKSLLPVCGEPFLAHQLRLLAAHGVREVVLCIGHQGEQVRSFAGDGSRFGCRIFYSHDGDAPLGTGGALRRALPLLGEEFFVLYGDSYLTAGFAAAWNDFLYSGKPALMTIFRNEGRWDASNVEVREGRIVRYSKSCRTDGMQYIDYGLNILRAEVLQAWPEGACFDLEEVMGRLAAQGLLAAHEVDGRFYEIGSFEGLRMTEEYLARNLLSPGVAG, from the coding sequence ATGCCTGAGGCGCTGCCCAGACTCGCACTTCTTGCCGGCGGACTGGCCACCCGCCTGGGAGCGCTGACGCGATCTATTCCAAAGTCACTGCTTCCGGTTTGTGGAGAGCCTTTCCTTGCCCACCAGCTACGATTACTGGCTGCGCATGGGGTGCGCGAGGTCGTCCTCTGTATTGGCCATCAGGGAGAGCAGGTCCGGAGTTTTGCTGGCGATGGGTCCCGTTTCGGTTGCAGGATTTTCTATTCTCACGACGGAGATGCTCCACTGGGCACGGGCGGGGCCTTGCGCCGCGCACTCCCTTTACTGGGGGAGGAGTTTTTCGTTCTTTACGGGGACAGCTATCTGACGGCTGGCTTTGCTGCGGCTTGGAACGACTTTCTGTATTCCGGAAAACCGGCGCTGATGACCATCTTCCGCAATGAAGGCAGATGGGATGCCAGTAATGTTGAGGTCCGCGAGGGAAGGATCGTTCGCTACAGCAAAAGCTGCCGGACAGACGGGATGCAGTACATCGATTATGGTCTGAACATTCTGCGTGCCGAGGTGTTGCAGGCCTGGCCGGAGGGCGCCTGTTTTGATCTGGAAGAGGTCATGGGCCGTCTGGCCGCACAAGGACTGCTGGCTGCGCATGAAGTAGATGGACGGTTCTATGAAATCGGCTCCTTTGAGGGGCTGCGCATGACAGAAGAGTATCTGGCCCGGAATCTGTTGTCTCCAGGAGTGGCGGGATGA